The following are encoded in a window of candidate division KSB1 bacterium genomic DNA:
- the gcvT gene encoding glycine cleavage system aminomethyltransferase GcvT yields MEPKKTGLYEVHKRLNAKLVPFAGYWMPIQYTSIVSEHRRVRATVGVFDVSHMGEFIIRGPRALEFLERMTINQVSALEVGRVQYSAMCYPDGGIVDDLLVYRLPDHYMMVVNASNLEKDFSWLLEHLIGDVSLENVSDDITLLAVQGRYAQATLQKLTSVDLSTIKYYWAQRGRLAGVDMLISRTGYTGEDGFEIGFDRAYSEQVWDAVMEAGKEFAIEPIGLGARDSLRLEMKYCLYGNDIDQTTNPLEAGLGWITKLQKGDFIGREALVQVKAQGVRRKLVGFEMLEKAIPRHGYAIVKDGKQVGHVTSGTFSPSLEKGIGMGYVPVELSEVGSSFAVQIREQQVPAVVVQTPFYKRPY; encoded by the coding sequence ATGGAACCGAAAAAGACCGGCCTGTATGAGGTGCACAAGCGACTGAACGCCAAGTTGGTCCCGTTTGCCGGCTACTGGATGCCCATTCAGTACACGAGCATCGTGAGTGAACATCGGCGCGTGCGGGCCACAGTGGGCGTGTTCGACGTGTCGCACATGGGTGAGTTCATCATCCGCGGCCCACGGGCATTGGAGTTCCTGGAGCGCATGACCATCAACCAGGTGAGCGCGTTGGAAGTGGGGCGGGTGCAGTACTCGGCAATGTGCTACCCCGATGGCGGTATCGTCGATGACCTGCTGGTGTATCGCTTGCCCGACCACTACATGATGGTGGTGAACGCCTCCAATCTGGAGAAGGATTTTTCCTGGCTTCTGGAGCATCTGATCGGCGATGTGAGCCTGGAGAATGTGAGCGATGACATTACCCTGCTGGCGGTGCAGGGCCGCTACGCTCAGGCGACGCTGCAGAAGCTGACCAGCGTGGACCTGAGCACAATCAAGTACTACTGGGCGCAGCGCGGGCGGCTAGCGGGTGTGGATATGCTCATCTCCCGTACCGGCTACACAGGGGAGGACGGGTTTGAGATCGGATTCGACCGTGCCTACTCCGAACAGGTGTGGGATGCGGTCATGGAGGCAGGCAAGGAGTTCGCCATCGAGCCCATCGGCTTAGGGGCACGGGATAGCCTGCGCCTGGAGATGAAGTACTGCCTGTACGGCAACGACATTGACCAGACTACCAACCCCTTGGAGGCTGGACTTGGCTGGATCACCAAGCTTCAGAAGGGAGATTTCATCGGCCGGGAGGCCCTGGTGCAGGTGAAAGCGCAAGGGGTGCGCCGGAAGCTGGTGGGCTTTGAGATGCTCGAGAAGGCCATTCCACGCCACGGCTACGCGATCGTCAAGGACGGGAAGCAGGTTGGGCACGTGACCAGCGGCACCTTTTCGCCCAGTCTGGAGAAGGGCATCGGCATGGGGTACGTGCCGGTGGAACTCTCGGAGGTTGGAAGCAGCTTCGCGGTGCAGATTCGGGAGCAGCAGGTGCCGGCGGTGGTCGTACAGACGCCGTTCTACAAGAGGCCGTATTGA
- a CDS encoding pyridoxal phosphate-dependent aminotransferase, with amino-acid sequence MKLAERMRNLGTETAFEVLAKAKALEAEGKEIIHLEIGEPDFDTPEHIKEAAIKALRDGKTGYCPAAGIKELREAIAADAGARRGLSVSPEEVVVTPGAKPIMYFVITALVDPGDEVLYPDPGFPIYESVIRFVGGKPVPIPLREERKFSFDIDEFRALVSDRTKLIILNSPQNPTGGVLSKGDLEAIAEEAMARDIFVLSDEVYNNILYEGTFFSIASLPGMRERTVILDGLSKTYAMTGWRLGYGVMPRELARHVERLTINTVSCTSHFSQYGAIAAITGSQEPVAAMVAEFRRRRDFIVAGLNKIKGVHCVMPQGAFYAFPNIKGTGFSSKELERRLLEEAGVATLSGTAFGRYGDGYLRLSYANSLENIERALERFAALVS; translated from the coding sequence ATGAAGCTGGCAGAGCGAATGCGCAACCTTGGCACTGAAACGGCCTTTGAGGTCCTGGCTAAAGCAAAGGCTCTGGAAGCAGAGGGCAAGGAAATTATCCACCTGGAGATCGGCGAGCCTGATTTCGACACGCCTGAGCACATCAAGGAGGCCGCAATCAAGGCGCTGCGGGATGGCAAGACTGGCTACTGCCCCGCGGCGGGGATCAAAGAGCTCCGGGAGGCCATCGCCGCCGACGCGGGCGCACGACGGGGACTCTCCGTGTCACCCGAAGAGGTGGTGGTTACGCCGGGAGCAAAGCCCATCATGTATTTTGTGATTACCGCCCTGGTCGATCCTGGCGATGAAGTGCTCTACCCCGATCCGGGTTTCCCCATCTACGAGTCGGTCATCCGCTTCGTCGGGGGCAAGCCAGTGCCTATCCCTCTACGCGAGGAGCGCAAATTCAGTTTTGATATAGACGAATTTCGCGCACTGGTCAGCGACAGAACAAAGCTCATTATCCTCAATTCGCCACAGAATCCCACCGGCGGGGTATTGAGCAAGGGGGACCTGGAGGCGATCGCCGAGGAGGCCATGGCGCGCGACATTTTTGTCCTGTCCGACGAAGTGTACAACAACATCCTCTACGAGGGGACGTTCTTCAGCATCGCCTCCCTGCCGGGGATGCGCGAGAGGACGGTCATCTTGGACGGTCTGTCAAAGACTTACGCCATGACTGGCTGGAGGCTTGGCTACGGTGTGATGCCGCGCGAGCTGGCGCGCCATGTGGAACGGCTCACCATCAACACCGTCTCCTGCACCTCGCACTTTAGCCAGTACGGAGCCATCGCTGCCATCACCGGTTCCCAGGAACCGGTGGCCGCGATGGTGGCTGAATTCCGTCGTCGCCGCGATTTCATTGTGGCGGGCTTGAACAAGATCAAAGGCGTGCACTGCGTGATGCCGCAAGGGGCATTTTACGCCTTTCCCAACATTAAGGGTACAGGTTTCAGCTCCAAGGAGTTGGAGCGACGCCTCCTGGAGGAGGCAGGGGTGGCCACCCTCTCTGGCACTGCGTTCGGCCGCTACGGGGATGGCTACCTGCGGTTGTCTTACGCAAACTCCTTGGAGAACATCGAGCGGGCCCTGGAGCGGTTCGCGGCTCTGGTGTCGTGA
- a CDS encoding site-2 protease family protein, which yields MIIKILTTVASFVFVFGVLVFVHELGHFLAARLAGIRVERFYLGFDLFGLRLLRFRRGQTEYGVGLLPVGGYVKMAGFIDESLDTAATGAPDEFMSKNTWQKMYVLSAGVLMNLLFGFLVYTVLSFGARVPERRSAVDAEHLPAVVGEVIPGMPAAAEGMTRGAVILQVDGTPVKSWGELTRRIHSSAGRELTLTWRQGDSTITRTLVPRSSWSLQGWSLRPIGLIGIGPRVEEADIGPYRRVRPWEAVSLGFAQTSYAFRMTFASIKGIVTMQVSCAEVAGPLGIARISASSGQRVAEAVRQRQGVAQAAGQLFSLVALFSVTLALINILPVPALDGGHLAVVVIEGIRRKPLPVKLRVGIQWIGMVLIFVLFILLTYNDVTRKMP from the coding sequence ATGATAATCAAGATTCTGACCACTGTTGCGTCTTTCGTGTTCGTCTTCGGGGTGCTGGTCTTTGTGCACGAGCTCGGCCATTTTTTGGCCGCGCGGCTGGCGGGTATTCGTGTGGAACGCTTCTACCTGGGGTTTGATCTTTTTGGCCTGCGGCTGTTGCGCTTCCGTCGTGGCCAAACCGAATACGGTGTGGGACTGTTGCCGGTGGGCGGGTACGTGAAAATGGCCGGCTTCATCGACGAGAGTCTGGACACGGCGGCCACAGGGGCTCCCGATGAATTCATGTCCAAGAATACCTGGCAAAAGATGTACGTCTTGAGCGCCGGGGTGCTGATGAATTTGCTGTTTGGGTTCTTGGTGTACACGGTGCTTTCCTTCGGGGCCCGGGTGCCAGAAAGGCGATCCGCGGTAGACGCCGAGCACCTGCCGGCGGTGGTGGGGGAGGTGATCCCCGGTATGCCCGCCGCCGCCGAGGGAATGACCCGCGGGGCGGTGATCCTGCAGGTGGACGGCACGCCGGTGAAGAGCTGGGGCGAGCTTACCAGGCGCATTCACTCCTCGGCAGGACGCGAACTGACGCTCACCTGGCGCCAAGGCGATTCCACCATCACCCGCACGTTGGTGCCCAGGAGCTCATGGTCCCTACAGGGATGGTCGCTGCGCCCTATCGGTCTTATCGGCATTGGCCCGCGCGTGGAAGAGGCAGACATTGGTCCCTATCGCCGCGTGCGACCATGGGAGGCAGTGTCCCTGGGTTTTGCCCAGACCAGCTACGCCTTCCGCATGACCTTCGCCAGCATCAAGGGCATCGTCACCATGCAGGTGTCGTGTGCGGAGGTGGCGGGTCCGCTGGGCATTGCGCGCATCTCGGCAAGCTCTGGACAGCGCGTGGCCGAGGCGGTGCGCCAGCGACAAGGGGTTGCCCAGGCTGCTGGTCAACTCTTCTCGCTGGTGGCGTTGTTCAGTGTAACCTTAGCCCTCATCAACATTCTTCCTGTCCCCGCGCTCGACGGTGGGCATCTGGCGGTAGTGGTCATCGAGGGCATCCGGCGCAAGCCGCTCCCCGTAAAACTCCGGGTGGGCATTCAGTGGATCGGCATGGTCCTCATCTTTGTCCTTTTCATACTCCTCACCTACAACGACGTGACGCGGAAGATGCCCTGA
- a CDS encoding 1-deoxy-D-xylulose-5-phosphate reductoisomerase: protein MKRLAILGSTGSIGRSCLEVVDALPGEFAVTYLATWDDAEVVAEQASKYHPRAVAIASGRCPEQVRQSLRRSGVELWVGQEATAQVAAAGDYDLLVNAVVGAAGLLPTLNAIDQGKNVALANKETLVAGGELVMTRAAERRVRIIPIDSEHSAIFQCLMGEERSAVRRLILTASGGPFLNLEPARLKDVTVEQALAHPNWRMGPKITIDSATMMNKGLEVIEAHWLFAMPVEQVEVVIHPQSIVHSMVEFVDGSVKAQLGVPDMRIPIQVALTYPQRLPTSWPRLDFSRQLRLDFLPPEPGRFPCLELAYRAVREGGTMPAVMNAANEVAVAAFLSRRLSFDRIPWLIEQTMAAHQGVARPQVEDILASDAWARQFATRLQGE from the coding sequence GTGAAGAGGCTGGCTATTCTTGGTTCGACGGGTTCCATCGGCCGTAGCTGCCTGGAAGTGGTGGATGCGTTGCCGGGGGAGTTTGCCGTCACCTACTTGGCCACCTGGGATGACGCCGAAGTGGTGGCGGAGCAGGCATCCAAGTACCACCCACGCGCAGTGGCCATCGCCAGCGGCCGATGCCCTGAACAGGTGCGGCAAAGCTTGCGGCGCAGCGGTGTGGAGCTCTGGGTGGGGCAGGAGGCCACGGCCCAGGTGGCAGCTGCCGGGGACTATGACCTCCTGGTGAATGCAGTGGTGGGGGCGGCCGGGCTGTTGCCGACCCTGAACGCCATTGACCAGGGCAAAAATGTGGCGCTGGCCAACAAGGAGACCCTGGTGGCCGGTGGGGAGCTGGTGATGACCAGGGCGGCAGAGCGGCGGGTGCGCATTATCCCCATCGACAGCGAGCACAGCGCCATATTCCAGTGCCTGATGGGTGAGGAGCGCAGCGCGGTGCGGCGGCTTATCCTTACCGCCTCAGGCGGACCGTTTCTGAACCTGGAGCCGGCTCGGCTCAAGGATGTGACGGTGGAACAGGCCCTGGCCCACCCGAACTGGCGTATGGGGCCGAAGATCACCATTGACTCGGCGACGATGATGAACAAGGGGCTGGAGGTGATCGAGGCACACTGGCTCTTTGCCATGCCGGTGGAGCAGGTGGAGGTGGTGATTCACCCGCAGTCGATCGTGCACTCGATGGTGGAGTTTGTGGACGGGTCGGTGAAGGCGCAATTGGGGGTGCCGGACATGCGCATTCCCATCCAAGTAGCGCTCACCTATCCGCAGCGACTTCCCACCTCTTGGCCGCGCCTGGACTTTTCCCGTCAGCTGCGCCTGGACTTTCTTCCCCCTGAGCCCGGTAGGTTCCCCTGCCTTGAGCTTGCGTACCGAGCCGTGCGCGAGGGGGGAACCATGCCTGCGGTGATGAACGCTGCCAACGAAGTGGCCGTCGCAGCGTTTCTGTCCCGGCGGCTCAGCTTCGACCGCATCCCCTGGCTTATCGAACAGACCATGGCGGCGCACCAGGGGGTGGCTCGGCCACAGGTGGAGGACATCCTTGCGAGCGATGCCTGGGCGCGACAGTTCGCAACACGCCTGCAGGGAGAGTGA
- a CDS encoding lipoate--protein ligase family protein → MMGGSARVAERWRFLDTGPGAGAWNMAVDEALASEAAAGQGPPTLRVYWWRPACISLGYHQHLEEIDLERCRADGVEVVRRPTGGRAILHDEELTYCVVLPASSVHYHEEIPRTYEVLSRALLQGLHNLGVVAQFERAPHNERDYRRGEFSVPCFSSSVRNEILWQGRKLVGSAQRRFEGAILQHGSILLGSAHLRLVDYLAGLDEAGRRRYREFLQRRTVAVDEIAGRPVGFEEMATALARGFEHTLGISLERGTLTAAEVTRAKQLLAKYQDPNRR, encoded by the coding sequence ATGATGGGCGGGTCGGCACGGGTGGCGGAGCGCTGGCGCTTTCTGGACACAGGGCCCGGAGCAGGTGCCTGGAACATGGCGGTGGACGAGGCGCTCGCCAGTGAGGCGGCGGCCGGACAGGGGCCACCCACTCTGCGCGTGTACTGGTGGCGGCCGGCGTGTATCTCCTTGGGTTATCACCAACACCTGGAGGAGATCGACCTGGAGCGCTGCCGCGCCGATGGGGTCGAGGTGGTGCGCAGGCCCACCGGCGGGCGCGCCATTCTTCATGATGAGGAACTCACGTACTGCGTAGTGCTGCCTGCGTCAAGTGTGCATTACCACGAGGAAATCCCCCGCACCTACGAAGTGCTCAGCAGGGCCCTGCTTCAGGGGTTGCATAACCTCGGGGTAGTGGCGCAGTTCGAGCGCGCGCCGCACAACGAGCGGGACTACCGTCGGGGTGAATTCTCGGTGCCTTGTTTTTCCAGCTCGGTGCGCAACGAGATCTTGTGGCAGGGGCGCAAACTGGTGGGGAGCGCGCAAAGGCGGTTCGAGGGTGCCATTCTTCAACACGGCTCCATTCTTCTCGGCAGCGCCCACCTGCGCCTGGTGGACTACTTGGCAGGGTTAGATGAGGCGGGTCGGAGGCGCTATCGTGAGTTTCTGCAACGCAGGACGGTGGCCGTGGACGAGATCGCTGGGCGGCCGGTGGGCTTCGAGGAAATGGCCACGGCGCTGGCCCGCGGGTTCGAACACACTCTGGGGATATCCCTGGAGCGCGGAACGCTCACTGCTGCAGAGGTGACCAGGGCTAAGCAGCTTCTGGCCAAGTACCAGGACCCAAACAGGAGGTGA
- the lpxA gene encoding acyl-ACP--UDP-N-acetylglucosamine O-acyltransferase: MTTIHPTALVDPAAELGHGVSVGPFSVIEKNVIIGDGTTIGSHVLIASGTRLGRDCRVHHGAVLGTVPQDLKFGNEETTLEIGDRTVIREYATLNRGTKEHWKTVVGSDCLLMAYIHVAHDCTVGNHVIMANAANLAGHVTVEDWATLGGLLAVHQFVRIGCHAFVGAGCKAMKDVPPYVLAMAEPLQFAGLNSVGLRRRGFSQETMALLKRAYRLLYRSNLNVSQALARIREELPQTEEIQHVVRFIEGSRRGII; encoded by the coding sequence CTGACCACCATTCATCCCACTGCACTGGTTGATCCTGCTGCTGAGTTGGGCCACGGCGTGTCCGTGGGCCCGTTTTCTGTCATCGAGAAAAATGTCATCATTGGGGACGGAACCACGATCGGTTCCCACGTGCTCATCGCCTCGGGGACGCGCCTGGGCAGGGACTGCCGTGTTCACCACGGGGCAGTGTTGGGCACAGTGCCGCAGGACCTCAAGTTCGGCAACGAAGAGACCACACTGGAAATTGGCGACCGAACGGTGATCCGCGAGTACGCCACGCTCAACCGCGGTACCAAGGAGCACTGGAAGACGGTCGTTGGCAGTGACTGCCTGCTGATGGCCTACATCCACGTGGCCCACGACTGCACGGTGGGAAACCACGTGATCATGGCCAACGCGGCCAATCTGGCGGGCCACGTCACCGTGGAGGACTGGGCGACCCTAGGTGGGTTGCTGGCCGTGCACCAGTTTGTGCGCATCGGGTGTCATGCCTTTGTGGGCGCCGGATGCAAGGCGATGAAGGATGTGCCCCCGTACGTCCTGGCCATGGCTGAGCCGCTGCAGTTTGCAGGGCTCAATTCTGTGGGGTTGCGCCGGCGGGGATTTTCCCAGGAGACCATGGCGTTACTCAAGCGCGCCTACCGCCTCCTTTATCGGTCCAATCTCAACGTCAGTCAGGCGCTGGCGCGCATCCGCGAGGAACTGCCGCAGACTGAGGAGATCCAACACGTCGTGCGCTTCATCGAGGGGAGCAGGCGCGGGATCATCTGA
- a CDS encoding bifunctional UDP-3-O-[3-hydroxymyristoyl] N-acetylglucosamine deacetylase/3-hydroxyacyl-ACP dehydratase yields the protein MLRQQQTIKRAISYSGVGLHTGSKTKVTFKPAPVNSGIRFKRVDLENSVEIPADIDHVVDISRGTTLGLGDVRIHTVEHVLAAIAGLEIDNILVEIDGNEPPVGDGSAMPFVKVLLDAGLVQQDSPKDYLIIDRTLTYSDPANGVDLVVVPSDEFRITFMVDYKNPALGTQYTSMYSLSDEFVSEYAPARTFCFLHEVEELWEAGLIKGGSLDNAIVICDRQMSDEELEALRRKLNLSEDITLGKNGILNGRELRYPNEPVRHKALDLIGDLALLGVPLRAHVLAARSGHAANVELVKRIRKEYKKQLIKAKYQKTSVEGLVMDIDGIQRILPHRYPFLLVDKIVDLIPKEKVVGVKNVTVSEWFFQGHFPGRPIMPGVLILEAMAQVGGLLMLDAEDDPVGKLVYFAGIDNVRFRKPVLPGDQLVFEVEIVKFRKALCKMAGKAFVSGDLVCEAEFSAAIVDETLVPHRE from the coding sequence ATGTTGCGGCAACAACAGACGATCAAGAGGGCAATCTCCTATTCAGGGGTCGGCCTGCACACCGGGAGCAAGACCAAAGTCACGTTCAAGCCGGCGCCGGTCAATAGCGGCATCCGTTTCAAGCGCGTGGATTTGGAAAATTCGGTGGAGATTCCCGCGGACATCGACCACGTGGTGGACATCTCCCGGGGCACGACCTTGGGACTGGGCGATGTGCGCATCCACACCGTGGAGCACGTGTTGGCCGCCATCGCCGGCTTGGAGATCGACAACATTCTGGTGGAGATCGATGGCAACGAACCCCCGGTGGGAGACGGCAGCGCCATGCCCTTTGTGAAGGTACTGCTGGACGCTGGCCTGGTACAACAAGATTCCCCCAAGGACTACCTGATCATCGATCGCACCCTGACCTACAGCGACCCGGCCAACGGGGTCGACCTGGTTGTGGTCCCCTCCGATGAATTTCGCATCACCTTCATGGTGGACTATAAAAACCCGGCCCTGGGCACGCAATACACCTCCATGTACTCGTTGAGCGATGAATTTGTCAGCGAGTACGCGCCAGCCCGCACCTTTTGCTTCCTGCACGAGGTGGAAGAGCTGTGGGAAGCGGGCCTCATCAAGGGTGGCAGCCTGGACAACGCCATTGTCATCTGCGACCGGCAGATGAGCGACGAGGAGCTGGAAGCGTTGCGCCGCAAGCTCAATCTGAGCGAAGACATCACTCTCGGCAAGAATGGCATTCTCAACGGACGGGAGCTGCGCTACCCTAACGAACCCGTGCGGCATAAAGCCCTGGACCTGATCGGCGATCTGGCGCTCTTGGGGGTGCCGTTGCGGGCCCACGTGTTGGCGGCCCGCTCCGGCCATGCCGCGAACGTGGAGCTGGTCAAACGCATCCGCAAAGAATACAAAAAGCAGCTCATCAAGGCCAAGTACCAGAAGACGTCGGTCGAAGGCCTGGTGATGGACATAGACGGGATTCAGCGCATCTTGCCCCACCGCTACCCCTTCTTGCTAGTGGACAAGATTGTGGACCTGATCCCGAAGGAGAAGGTGGTCGGGGTCAAGAACGTGACCGTGAGCGAATGGTTTTTCCAAGGGCATTTTCCCGGCCGGCCCATCATGCCCGGTGTCCTCATTCTGGAGGCGATGGCGCAGGTGGGAGGCCTGCTCATGTTGGATGCCGAGGATGATCCCGTGGGCAAGCTGGTCTACTTTGCGGGTATCGACAATGTTCGGTTCCGGAAGCCGGTGCTGCCTGGGGATCAGCTCGTGTTCGAGGTGGAGATTGTAAAGTTCCGGAAGGCTCTGTGCAAGATGGCCGGAAAGGCTTTTGTGAGTGGCGACTTGGTCTGCGAGGCTGAATTCTCCGCAGCAATTGTGGACGAGACGCTGGTGCCGCACAGGGAGTAG
- the lpxD gene encoding UDP-3-O-(3-hydroxymyristoyl)glucosamine N-acyltransferase, protein MTMTLADIAAHVGGTVSGDGGVRIHGLGKIQDAHEGELTFLANPKYAKFVTSTRASAIILAEDFQGPCPIPAIRVKDPYFAFLKAVRLFNPPEETLPPGVHPLAVVDESAVLGPGVAVGPLAVVGRNVRLGRDVKIYPGVVLYPNVTVGDDSVIHANVTVREGVQIGRRVIIHSGAVLGADGFGFVYEEDHYEKLPQTGTVIIEDDVEIGANTTIDRATLGATIIRRGAKLDNLIQIAHNVEVGEHTVIAAQAGISGSTQVGKRVKIGGQAGFVGHIHIGDDSIIGAQAGVAKDVPPGVFVTGYPAREVTSYHRSLAALARLPELIKRVRALEKEVERLRGMLGHQDT, encoded by the coding sequence ATGACAATGACCTTGGCAGACATCGCCGCGCACGTGGGAGGCACGGTGAGCGGGGACGGGGGGGTGCGCATTCACGGCCTTGGCAAGATCCAGGATGCCCACGAGGGCGAGTTGACTTTCTTAGCCAACCCCAAATATGCCAAGTTCGTGACCTCCACCCGGGCGTCGGCGATCATTCTGGCTGAGGACTTTCAGGGCCCATGCCCAATTCCTGCCATTCGCGTCAAGGACCCGTACTTTGCGTTTCTGAAAGCCGTCCGCCTTTTTAACCCCCCGGAAGAGACATTGCCGCCTGGCGTGCACCCCTTGGCCGTGGTGGACGAGTCGGCAGTCCTGGGCCCGGGCGTGGCCGTAGGACCTCTGGCGGTCGTAGGGCGCAACGTACGACTGGGGCGAGACGTGAAGATTTACCCAGGCGTGGTGCTCTACCCGAACGTGACCGTTGGAGACGACTCGGTTATTCATGCCAACGTAACGGTGCGCGAGGGGGTGCAGATCGGCCGCCGCGTCATCATCCACAGCGGTGCCGTGCTTGGTGCTGACGGCTTCGGCTTCGTCTACGAAGAGGACCATTACGAGAAGCTCCCCCAAACCGGCACGGTAATCATCGAGGACGATGTGGAGATCGGGGCCAATACGACCATCGACCGGGCCACGCTTGGGGCGACCATAATCCGTCGTGGTGCTAAGTTGGATAATCTCATCCAGATCGCGCACAACGTGGAGGTGGGCGAGCACACCGTCATCGCCGCCCAGGCAGGCATTTCTGGCAGCACGCAGGTGGGCAAGCGGGTGAAGATCGGTGGACAGGCCGGCTTCGTGGGGCACATCCATATTGGGGACGACAGCATTATCGGCGCCCAAGCCGGAGTGGCCAAGGACGTGCCACCAGGCGTGTTCGTCACGGGCTACCCTGCGCGCGAGGTGACCAGCTACCACCGCTCATTAGCAGCCCTGGCCAGACTGCCGGAACTCATCAAAAGGGTCAGGGCGCTGGAGAAGGAGGTGGAACGCCTGCGTGGCATGCTCGGCCACCAGGACACGTGA
- a CDS encoding OmpH family outer membrane protein: MKTRVVALVSALLVVAMAVPGAWAQKMKIGYINSQKILREYKEAQDAQKKFDEINAGWEAQVREMQRQLQELSDQLESQSLLLSEQRKQEKQQEIQNLYMSIQQFQMEKWGQNGEAFRKERELMEPIINAVTAVIKKIGEAEGFTYIFDGVNGNIVYAAPDQPDLTDRVIEELNKSVKTTGSKG; this comes from the coding sequence GTGAAGACACGTGTGGTTGCTCTGGTGAGTGCTCTTTTGGTCGTGGCAATGGCTGTCCCCGGGGCCTGGGCGCAGAAGATGAAAATCGGCTACATCAACTCCCAAAAGATACTCCGAGAGTACAAGGAGGCACAGGACGCCCAGAAAAAGTTTGACGAGATCAACGCAGGGTGGGAGGCCCAGGTGAGGGAGATGCAGCGCCAGTTGCAGGAGCTCTCCGACCAGCTGGAATCGCAGAGCCTGCTGCTCAGCGAGCAGCGCAAGCAAGAGAAGCAGCAGGAGATTCAGAACCTCTACATGAGCATCCAGCAGTTCCAGATGGAGAAGTGGGGCCAGAATGGCGAGGCCTTCCGCAAGGAACGCGAGCTCATGGAGCCGATCATCAATGCGGTCACCGCGGTAATCAAGAAGATCGGCGAGGCAGAGGGCTTTACCTACATCTTTGATGGCGTCAACGGCAATATTGTCTATGCCGCGCCTGACCAACCTGATCTTACCGATCGGGTGATCGAGGAGCTCAACAAGAGCGTGAAGACGACCGGGTCCAAGGGGTAG